A stretch of the Harpia harpyja isolate bHarHar1 chromosome 5, bHarHar1 primary haplotype, whole genome shotgun sequence genome encodes the following:
- the OTUD6B gene encoding deubiquitinase OTUD6B — translation MEGSGDEEPGADGPLQRLVKRQRKEKRELQAKIQGMKNAVPKNDKKRRKQLADEVAKLETELEEKHKEELKQLKEASPEQNKTDSIADGVANLELEGVEQQIQHPRISKAQKRREKKAALEREREERIAEAEIENLTGARHLESQKLASLLAARHLEIKQIPSDGHCMYRAIEDQLKDRQNSWTVATLRNQTAKYMQSHFDDFLPFLTNPGTGDMYSREEFEKYCDDIASTAAWGGQLELRALSHILQTPIEVVQMDSPPIIVGEEYSGKPIILVYMRHAYGLGEHYNSVKLLTDAATEKGS, via the exons CAAAAATTCAAGGCATGAAAAATGCTGTTCCCAAGAATGATAAAAAGAGACGAAAACAGCTGGCTGATGAAGTTGCCAAGTTAGAGACAGAACTTGAAGAGAAGCACAAAGAGGAATTAAAGCAGCTGAAGGAAGCTTCACCTGAACAGAATAAG acagatTCCATAGCTGATGGGGTTGCAAATTTAGAGCTCGAAGGAGTAGAGCAACAGATTCAACATCCTCGAATATCAAAAGCGCAGAAGAGGCGG gaaaaaaaagctgccttggagagagaaagagaagaaaggataGCTGAAGCTGAGATAGAAAATTTAACGGGTGCTAGACATCTTGAAAGTCAGAAACTTGCCTCCCTGTTGGCAGCAAGGCACTTGGAGATTAAACAGATCCCTTCAGATGGCCATTGCATGTACAGAGCTATTGAAGATCAGCTCAAGGATCGCCAAAATTCCTGGACTGTTGCAACTCTAAGGAACCAAACAGCAAAGTATATGCAAAGTCACTTTGATGACTTCCTGCCATTTCTTACAAACCCTGGTACTGGAGACATGTATAGCAGAG aggaatttgaaaaatactgtgaTGATATAGCAAGTACAGCTGCATGGGGTGGTCAGCTGGAG CTAAGGGCTTTGTCGCACATTTTGCAAACACCTATTGAAGTAGTGCAAATGGATTCCCCTCCCATTATTGTTGGTGAAGAATATTCAGGCAAACCAATAATACTTGT gtatatGAGACATGCCTATGGATTAGGAGAACATTACAATTCAGTAAAACTTCTAACAGATGCTGCTACAGAAAAAGGCAGCTAG